Proteins co-encoded in one Clostridia bacterium genomic window:
- a CDS encoding EamA family transporter: MTMFFLISSIILSSVRNILSKSISDLNFGTKQFFIIQSCIFACGSLILVFATSYNFDSTSLLTSIYAIIYSLLLLSAQYCYTVALKKGNVGICSVVYSLGFIFPTLSGSLFWNEKLTLLKILGILMVIPAIIVSGSSRNTQQKSGDNYITPLLIAMLSSGGLGVVQKIQQNSPYPDEKTCFLISAFAFASIISFLISLFAKGDMQIKLKKKLFSGAGVGVAFGLSNLLNTVLAGKLDSAVFFPVLNIGTILFSIIAGVVLFKEKISRKDLAVLILGITAILLITCT; encoded by the coding sequence ATGACAATGTTTTTTCTGATTTCAAGCATCATCTTATCAAGTGTACGCAACATTCTTTCCAAAAGCATATCCGATTTGAACTTTGGTACAAAGCAATTTTTTATTATACAATCGTGTATTTTTGCCTGTGGAAGCCTTATTCTGGTATTTGCTACAAGCTACAACTTTGACAGCACGTCTTTGTTAACAAGCATTTATGCAATCATTTATAGCCTTTTGCTCTTGTCTGCACAATATTGCTATACTGTGGCTCTTAAAAAAGGAAATGTCGGCATCTGTTCGGTCGTATATTCTTTGGGATTTATTTTTCCAACATTGTCAGGAAGCTTGTTCTGGAATGAAAAACTAACGTTGCTTAAGATTTTAGGTATCCTTATGGTAATTCCGGCAATTATTGTGTCCGGATCATCTCGGAACACACAACAAAAAAGTGGCGATAACTACATCACACCTTTGCTTATTGCGATGCTTTCATCTGGCGGTCTTGGAGTTGTACAAAAAATTCAGCAAAACTCACCCTATCCGGATGAAAAGACTTGCTTTTTGATATCAGCGTTTGCTTTTGCGAGCATTATTTCGTTTTTAATTTCTTTATTTGCAAAAGGAGATATGCAAATAAAACTTAAGAAAAAACTGTTTTCCGGTGCAGGCGTTGGCGTCGCTTTCGGACTTTCAAATCTACTGAACACCGTTCTTGCCGGTAAGCTTGACAGTGCTGTGTTTTTTCCTGTACTAAATATTGGTACAATTTTATTTTCTATTATAGCAGGCGTTGTTTTATTTAAAGAAAAAATCTCAAGAAAAGATTTGGCTGTTCTTATTCTTGGGATTACAGCTATTCTTTTGATAACATGCACATAA
- a CDS encoding cellulase family glycosylhydrolase, translated as MKQIKNFQKGIGIGGWLTNYKRFNVLSRDKRMKITIGDMEHFESYITEKDVAYIASLGMDHIRLGFDQIVVEESAYKYREKILDILKAFSCWCRKYNLRLVLNMHKALGNYCDILDEKGLMQNKVLQDRFIAVWVKIEELFADDSTVAFELLNEVVNATADEWNYVAEKTINAIRNLNKERLIIVGGIMWNNPPGLDYIKVHDDKNIIYTFHCYAPQEFTHQQGVLHEGPMYYNRKMPYPSDDIERYRDYHRLFGENDVYSNIEKIDIEFLRQYLQPAKRFIEKHPDKILWCGEFGTIRHCNIKWRENWMHDMITILKEWDIPYCVWNYLSTPNDGNRFSLVDDDTRIILSDRLSRIIRGETQ; from the coding sequence GTGAAACAGATAAAAAACTTTCAAAAAGGCATAGGTATTGGTGGTTGGCTTACAAATTACAAACGCTTTAATGTTTTGTCTCGGGATAAAAGAATGAAAATTACAATAGGTGACATGGAACATTTTGAAAGCTATATTACCGAAAAGGATGTTGCATACATAGCATCACTCGGAATGGACCATATCCGTTTAGGTTTTGACCAAATCGTAGTTGAGGAAAGCGCATACAAATACAGAGAAAAAATACTGGATATTCTAAAGGCGTTTTCCTGCTGGTGCAGAAAATATAATTTACGTCTGGTTTTGAATATGCATAAGGCTCTCGGCAACTATTGCGATATTTTAGACGAAAAAGGACTTATGCAGAACAAAGTGTTGCAAGATAGGTTTATAGCTGTATGGGTAAAGATTGAGGAACTGTTTGCGGACGATAGCACTGTCGCTTTTGAACTTTTAAACGAGGTTGTCAATGCAACAGCCGACGAATGGAATTATGTTGCTGAAAAAACAATTAATGCCATCAGAAACCTTAACAAAGAACGATTGATAATAGTAGGAGGTATAATGTGGAATAACCCTCCCGGACTTGATTACATCAAGGTACATGATGACAAAAATATCATTTATACATTTCATTGCTATGCACCGCAGGAATTTACGCATCAACAGGGCGTGTTACATGAAGGGCCTATGTATTATAACCGAAAAATGCCATATCCGTCCGATGATATTGAACGTTACAGAGATTATCACAGACTCTTCGGGGAAAACGATGTTTACAGCAATATTGAAAAGATAGATATTGAATTTTTAAGACAGTATTTGCAGCCGGCAAAAAGATTTATCGAGAAACATCCCGATAAAATTCTATGGTGCGGTGAATTCGGTACAATTCGTCATTGTAATATAAAGTGGCGCGAAAACTGGATGCACGATATGATAACAATATTAAAGGAATGGGACATCCCCTACTGTGTATGGAATTATTTGAGTACGCCGAATGACGGCAACCGGTTCAGTCTTGTTGATGACGATACACGCATAATATTAAGTGACAGATTGTCGAGAATCATCCGAGGCGAAACCCAATGA
- a CDS encoding DUF4838 domain-containing protein, whose product MIIKALSDNRTVLFAKAELEKYLFLLDKKIPDTFVTELGFMDKTDDEIDTVEVNIGKNGGTLKGSNPRSVLFAVYQYLEALGIRWVRHGEDGEYIPEGVKVNEKEVSFTHTATSKYRGTCLEGATSLEMLLTNIDWAAKMGLNVYFMQFTNPYGFMNRWYKHQRNGYRRDENLQPFDAIRFKDKVAVEIKKRGLSFHDVGHGWTNAPLGLEEHTKEGQEPEDVKQYMATVKGRPRMLWGSAANTQLCYSNPVVCTKMANCIADYAENHPEVDVIHFWLADGEHNHCDCDACMQKRPSDWYVMILNELNDVLTARNLKTKIVFLAYIDLLWAPVQEKIKNLDRVILMLAPIGRNYVESYADVHNLPEEIPYVRNEMKNPVSVEENVAHLKRWQAVSPVDTFSYEYYCWRSAKQHYGDFGTFNLSKVIYDDIVNLKNVGLSGIVSCQAQRAFMPNGFGQYVMCKTMWDENITFEELTDAYFEAAFGSMADDFKGYFKRQSENSKAVINRTKEMSLAIKLEAEKMLAFLKEKQDEINALPYAKRKSVFYAKFHMQMLLKYMTAEMATSDSGYEESLDKWENLLRFISISEPEMQMAFDLDLFLIDLGVIHPELKKFPKFGLAKGGVAEFIPD is encoded by the coding sequence ATGATTATCAAAGCATTATCAGACAACAGAACCGTTCTGTTCGCAAAAGCTGAACTGGAAAAATATTTGTTTTTATTAGACAAAAAAATCCCGGATACATTTGTTACAGAATTGGGCTTCATGGACAAAACTGATGATGAAATTGACACGGTTGAAGTAAACATTGGTAAAAACGGAGGAACACTTAAAGGCTCTAATCCGAGAAGCGTTCTGTTTGCTGTGTATCAGTATTTGGAAGCACTCGGTATCCGTTGGGTGCGTCACGGTGAGGACGGGGAATATATCCCTGAAGGTGTTAAGGTTAATGAGAAGGAAGTTTCATTTACTCACACGGCTACAAGCAAATACCGTGGCACATGCTTAGAGGGGGCAACCTCTCTGGAAATGCTCCTTACCAACATTGACTGGGCAGCAAAGATGGGACTTAATGTGTATTTTATGCAGTTTACCAATCCTTACGGATTTATGAATCGTTGGTATAAGCATCAAAGAAACGGATATCGCCGTGATGAAAACCTTCAGCCTTTTGATGCAATCCGTTTTAAGGATAAGGTTGCAGTTGAAATTAAAAAGAGAGGTCTTTCGTTCCATGATGTAGGACACGGCTGGACCAATGCGCCGTTAGGTTTGGAAGAGCATACGAAGGAAGGGCAGGAACCCGAGGATGTGAAGCAGTATATGGCAACCGTAAAGGGAAGACCGAGAATGCTCTGGGGTAGCGCAGCAAATACGCAACTTTGCTATTCCAACCCTGTTGTCTGTACGAAAATGGCAAACTGTATTGCAGATTACGCGGAAAATCACCCCGAGGTGGATGTAATTCATTTCTGGCTGGCAGACGGTGAACACAATCATTGCGATTGTGATGCCTGCATGCAGAAAAGACCGTCAGACTGGTATGTGATGATTTTAAATGAATTAAATGACGTACTTACTGCAAGAAATCTTAAAACAAAAATAGTGTTTTTGGCATACATTGACCTTTTATGGGCGCCCGTGCAGGAAAAAATCAAAAATTTAGACAGAGTTATTTTAATGCTTGCGCCCATCGGCAGAAATTATGTGGAAAGCTATGCGGATGTGCATAATCTGCCGGAGGAAATTCCGTATGTCAGAAATGAAATGAAAAATCCAGTCTCGGTAGAAGAAAATGTGGCACATTTAAAGCGTTGGCAGGCAGTTTCTCCCGTGGACACCTTCAGCTACGAATACTACTGTTGGAGAAGTGCAAAACAGCACTACGGAGATTTCGGTACATTTAATCTCTCTAAAGTGATTTATGATGACATTGTGAATCTTAAAAATGTAGGGCTTTCAGGGATTGTTAGCTGTCAGGCACAGCGTGCATTTATGCCAAACGGTTTCGGACAGTATGTGATGTGCAAAACAATGTGGGATGAAAATATCACATTTGAAGAATTGACAGATGCATATTTTGAAGCGGCATTCGGCTCTATGGCTGATGATTTTAAAGGCTACTTTAAAAGACAGTCGGAAAATTCAAAAGCAGTAATTAACCGCACAAAGGAAATGTCCCTTGCTATTAAGCTGGAAGCAGAGAAAATGCTTGCTTTCTTAAAAGAAAAGCAGGACGAAATCAATGCTTTGCCCTATGCAAAGCGTAAGTCGGTATTTTACGCAAAATTTCACATGCAAATGCTTCTGAAATATATGACAGCCGAAATGGCAACAAGTGACAGCGGATATGAAGAGTCTTTAGATAAATGGGAGAATTTACTCCGCTTTATCAGTATTTCAGAGCCCGAAATGCAAATGGCATTTGATTTAGACCTGTTTTTAATTGATTTGGGAGTTATTCATCCCGAATTGAAAAAGTTCCCGAAGTTTGGTTTGGCCAAAGGCGGTGTTGCAGAGTTTATTCCTGATTGA